One Peromyscus leucopus breed LL Stock chromosome 6, UCI_PerLeu_2.1, whole genome shotgun sequence genomic region harbors:
- the LOC114684068 gene encoding ankyrin repeat domain-containing protein 26-like isoform X1: MEEEFDDLTQSSETASASSRFPSPNYEDLLKLIEHLSLECKDSGSLLKIRDTVHSYKMLIQLKNSHCKALMAKLGTMENEVSGLQKKLSEAEHEKIKQEQELCNLRFALKQEVEKRKSADWVYEKIKGQLREKEEQCNKEVKMKQKLEIRVRELDVELKTVRNNLNEAIEERNGTERQLLQEQNARILQDEILANHLHKQKELKMAQEKISSQLQEALDQHIEPAQCIKKMHDCIQKLGLENCKLKATARKQAEKIEQLKENLLREILNDDLTAKLETASSKCQHLHKENQLLQQELLSMKTVQKKCEKLKKHKKKLEQEIVNLKSHMEKNMIECGQIEQYKWEIEEKTKQELVQKLKQVNLFLQTQAAYEDKLEKLRHKQNASVRTQMKLRIRDLESEFSKMKSQVDCNQIEMENYKQLYLEEVKIRKSLSNKLSKTDEKLAEVKTKLLLERKQNRASQHSTIDTRSVLESTCPRDLSNRLFIPRTFSGENVMVPTSNLWHSIETTENCKTKVLQEWEQSVTRELRQATAESGLHRTSSLKFTHI; encoded by the exons ATGGAGGAAGAGTTTGATGACTTAACCCAATCGTCTGAAACAGCCTCAGCATCCAGCAGGTTTCCTTCCCCCAATTATGAAGATCTGTTAAAGCTAATTGAACATCTGAGCCTGGAATGCAAAG ATTCTGGTAGCCTATTAAAAATCCGAGATACAGTTCACTCATATAAAATGTTAATACAACTTAAAAATAGTCACTGCAAAGCACTCATGGCAAAACTTGGAACTATGGAAAATGAAGTGAGTGGACTACAAAAGAAGCTCTCAGAAGcagaacatgaaaaaataaagcaGGAGCAAGAACTCTGCAATCTGCG ATTTGCTTTAAAACAAGaagtggagaagagaaaaagtgCTGACTGGGTTTATGAAAAAATTAAGGGGCagctgagagaaaaagaagagcaatgtaataaagaagttaaaatgaaacaaaaacttgaaATCCGTGTTAGGGAACTGGATGTGGAATTGAAGACTGTGAGAAACAATCTTAATGAA GCTATAGAGGAACGAAATGGCACTGAAAGGCAGCTTTTGCAAGAACAGAATGCCAGAATATTACAGGATGAGATCCTGGCAAATCACCTTCACAAACAAAAGGAACTAAAAATGGCACAAGAGAAAATTAGTTCTCAG ttGCAAGAAGCACTGGACCAACACATAGAGCCTGCACAATGCATTAAGAAGATGCACGACTGCATTCAGAA ACTTGGACTTGAAAATTGCAAGTTAAAAGCTACAGCAAGAAAACAAGCAGAGAAAATTGAACAGTTAAAGGAAAACCTACTAAGGGAAATTTTG AATGATGATCTTACTGCAAAACTGGAAACTGCATCTTCCAAATGTCAACATCTACATAAAGAAAATCAGCTGCTTCAGCAGGAGTTACTGTCTATGAAAACCGtacaaaagaaatgtgaaaaattaaagaagcatAAAAAGAAGTTAGAACAAGAAATAGTTAACCTCAAAAGTCACATGGAAAAGAATATGATAGAATGTGGTCAAATAGAACAGTATAAGTGGGAAattgaagagaaaacaaagcaggagTTAgtgcaaaaattaaaacaagtcaACCTATTTTTGCAg ACACAAGCCGCCTATGAAGATAAGCTGGAGAAGTTGAGGCACAAACAGAACGCTTCGGTACGAACGCAAATGAAGCTCAGAATACGGGACCTGGAGTCCGAATTCTCTAAAATGAAGAGTCAAGTAGATTGTAATcaaatagaaatggaaaactaTAAGCAGCTCTACCTAGAAGAAgtcaaaattagaaaatcattGTCAAATAAACTAAGCAA AACAGATGAAAAGCTAGCGGAGGTCAAGACCAAACTTCTCctggagagaaaacagaacagggcTTCACAACACAGCACCATTGACACAAGATCTGTCCTGGAGTCCACTTGTCCTAGAGACCTTAGTAATAGATTGTTCATTCCAAGAACTTTCTCTGGAGAAAATGTAATGGTTCCTACCTCAAACCTCTGGCATTCAATTGAGACCACGGAAAACTGCAAGACTAAG GTGCTGCAGGAGTGGGAACAAAGTGTAACTAGAGAACTAAGACAAG ctacTGCTGAATCTGGACTTCATAGAACTTCTTCCCTAAAATTTACTCATATATGA
- the LOC114684068 gene encoding ankyrin repeat domain-containing protein 26-like isoform X2: protein MEEEFDDLTQSSETASASSRFPSPNYEDLLKLIEHLSLECKDSGSLLKIRDTVHSYKMLIQLKNSHCKALMAKLGTMENEVSGLQKKLSEAEHEKIKQEQELCNLRFALKQEVEKRKSADWVYEKIKGQLREKEEQCNKEVKMKQKLEIRVRELDVELKTVRNNLNEAIEERNGTERQLLQEQNARILQDEILANHLHKQKELKMAQEKISSQLQEALDQHIEPAQCIKKMHDCIQKLGLENCKLKATARKQAEKIEQLKENLLREILTQAAYEDKLEKLRHKQNASVRTQMKLRIRDLESEFSKMKSQVDCNQIEMENYKQLYLEEVKIRKSLSNKLSKTDEKLAEVKTKLLLERKQNRASQHSTIDTRSVLESTCPRDLSNRLFIPRTFSGENVMVPTSNLWHSIETTENCKTKVLQEWEQSVTRELRQATAESGLHRTSSLKFTHI from the exons ATGGAGGAAGAGTTTGATGACTTAACCCAATCGTCTGAAACAGCCTCAGCATCCAGCAGGTTTCCTTCCCCCAATTATGAAGATCTGTTAAAGCTAATTGAACATCTGAGCCTGGAATGCAAAG ATTCTGGTAGCCTATTAAAAATCCGAGATACAGTTCACTCATATAAAATGTTAATACAACTTAAAAATAGTCACTGCAAAGCACTCATGGCAAAACTTGGAACTATGGAAAATGAAGTGAGTGGACTACAAAAGAAGCTCTCAGAAGcagaacatgaaaaaataaagcaGGAGCAAGAACTCTGCAATCTGCG ATTTGCTTTAAAACAAGaagtggagaagagaaaaagtgCTGACTGGGTTTATGAAAAAATTAAGGGGCagctgagagaaaaagaagagcaatgtaataaagaagttaaaatgaaacaaaaacttgaaATCCGTGTTAGGGAACTGGATGTGGAATTGAAGACTGTGAGAAACAATCTTAATGAA GCTATAGAGGAACGAAATGGCACTGAAAGGCAGCTTTTGCAAGAACAGAATGCCAGAATATTACAGGATGAGATCCTGGCAAATCACCTTCACAAACAAAAGGAACTAAAAATGGCACAAGAGAAAATTAGTTCTCAG ttGCAAGAAGCACTGGACCAACACATAGAGCCTGCACAATGCATTAAGAAGATGCACGACTGCATTCAGAA ACTTGGACTTGAAAATTGCAAGTTAAAAGCTACAGCAAGAAAACAAGCAGAGAAAATTGAACAGTTAAAGGAAAACCTACTAAGGGAAATTTTG ACACAAGCCGCCTATGAAGATAAGCTGGAGAAGTTGAGGCACAAACAGAACGCTTCGGTACGAACGCAAATGAAGCTCAGAATACGGGACCTGGAGTCCGAATTCTCTAAAATGAAGAGTCAAGTAGATTGTAATcaaatagaaatggaaaactaTAAGCAGCTCTACCTAGAAGAAgtcaaaattagaaaatcattGTCAAATAAACTAAGCAA AACAGATGAAAAGCTAGCGGAGGTCAAGACCAAACTTCTCctggagagaaaacagaacagggcTTCACAACACAGCACCATTGACACAAGATCTGTCCTGGAGTCCACTTGTCCTAGAGACCTTAGTAATAGATTGTTCATTCCAAGAACTTTCTCTGGAGAAAATGTAATGGTTCCTACCTCAAACCTCTGGCATTCAATTGAGACCACGGAAAACTGCAAGACTAAG GTGCTGCAGGAGTGGGAACAAAGTGTAACTAGAGAACTAAGACAAG ctacTGCTGAATCTGGACTTCATAGAACTTCTTCCCTAAAATTTACTCATATATGA